AGCATCGGTTTCTATTGTCGCAAGCATCCCCCGCTGGTTTTAAATACCACGTCCGTCAAGCCCCGCATAATGCCGAAAGTCGAGATCACGGTCCCGGAGCACCTCGAGATGCAGATCGCCCAGATGGTCGAACAGGGTGAGTTCGTCAATCGGGAGGAGGCGATCGAGGAGCTGATCTCAACCGGGATGAAGGCGTACAAGACGAGCGGACCGCAGGACGCGGAGACGGAACCGGGCTTCGAGGACGACGGGATGATGGGCCACGAAGACGAGTACGTCTTCTGAGACGCCGCGGTTGGCCGCTTCGGGTGGTCTCCGTTCGGTGTGCCCCTCCGCTGTCCCCGCGAGCGTGCAAGCCGTGCGACATCCCCACGAACAACGCTTAACTCAGACAGTAGCCAACGCACGGTCATGCACAAGGACGAACTCCTCGAACTCCACGAGCAGATGGTTACGATCATGGAGCACTTTTCGGCCCGCGAGGAGGTCGACGAGGCCCTGTTCGAGCCGTACCACGAACTGAGCGTCGACCCCTCGCACGTCCACAAGTCCAAGAGCGAGCACAAACACGCCGTGTTCGTGCTGGGCAACGCGCTCGCGACCGCCATGTCCGACGACGAGTTCTCCAACGCCGGCCGCGTCGGCAAGCGCATGGAGGAACTGGCGGACGACGCCGAGTCGAAGCTCTGATGGCGCCTGTACGCGGCGAGCGACCAGCCGCCGAAGGCGACGCGCACGCACTCCGCGCCGACGGCGGGGTGGCGCTCGCGGACCGACCCGCGGAGACGCTCGTCGACGACGCCCTCTCGGCGGCACGACTCCGCCGCGCCCGTCGGATCGCCCACCTCCTCGACGACTCGATCAAGGTGCCGCTGGTCCCCTACCGGATCGGGTTCGACGCCGTCGCGGGGCTCGTCCCCGTCGTCGGCGACGCCGTCGGTTCGCTGGTGGGGCTCCTCGTCGTCTGGCAGGCGTTCCGACTGGGCGCACGCAAGCGGACGCTGGCACTGATGCTGCTGTACGTCGCGGTCGACTACCTGGTCGGCTCGCTCCCGTTCGTGGGCGACATCCTCGACGCGACGATGAAGCTCAACCTCCGGAACGTTCACAGACTCGAACGAGAACTCGCGCGGCGTGACTGACCTCGACTACCCCTGCCACTCCGCGAACTCGCGGTACACTCCCTTCGAGAGGTAGCGCTCGCTGGAGTCACAGAACACCGTCACCACCGTGTCGTGGGGCGCGTCGACCGCGCCGTCGCGAATCTCCTCGGCCACTTCGATGGCCGCCAGCGAGTTCGCGGCCGCGCTGGAGGCGACTAACTGCCCCTCCTCGCGGGCGAGTCGGGCCATCTCCTCGTGGATCGCGCGGTCGGAGAACGTCTTGAGGTCGTCCAGTTTCTCGGGGTCGACCAGCTCGTTGGTCGACACGTCGTGGGTGCCGATCCCTTCGGTCTTGTAGTCGCCCTCTTCGGTCTCCTCGCCGAACA
The DNA window shown above is from Halobaculum marinum and carries:
- a CDS encoding DUF4112 domain-containing protein; the protein is MAPVRGERPAAEGDAHALRADGGVALADRPAETLVDDALSAARLRRARRIAHLLDDSIKVPLVPYRIGFDAVAGLVPVVGDAVGSLVGLLVVWQAFRLGARKRTLALMLLYVAVDYLVGSLPFVGDILDATMKLNLRNVHRLERELARRD
- a CDS encoding UPF0058 family protein, translated to MHKDELLELHEQMVTIMEHFSAREEVDEALFEPYHELSVDPSHVHKSKSEHKHAVFVLGNALATAMSDDEFSNAGRVGKRMEELADDAESKL
- a CDS encoding ribbon-helix-helix domain-containing protein, producing the protein MPKVEITVPEHLEMQIAQMVEQGEFVNREEAIEELISTGMKAYKTSGPQDAETEPGFEDDGMMGHEDEYVF